One part of the Entelurus aequoreus isolate RoL-2023_Sb linkage group LG05, RoL_Eaeq_v1.1, whole genome shotgun sequence genome encodes these proteins:
- the LOC133650040 gene encoding protein FAM83H-like isoform X1: MAHRSQSSSIGENPLDPKYLPPHYKEEYRLAIDALIEHDVPGYCEFLQNADVVSFLAPQEIEHIKSTIQGPSHSQSVPDLTFSDVGHNVEGSSDTYWPMQSDMAAPGLDLGWPLTQHNFVGPTEVTTLVNPSETNMPSIKEQARRLIKNARQVVAVVMDMFTDVDIFADLLDAAARHVPIYILLDEQEAHNFVSMVINCKVNLDMIHMMRVRTVAGITYNSRTGKSFKGQMKDRFLLADCRAVLSGNYSFMWSYEKIHRCIAHLFLGELVATFDEEFRILYAQSEPLVVDPSDRTLALSDTGSFFNRQIGFKRTQSLRNPVSFRRQPEISYGFSHGDQDRNSALPFRRNDPFRHTIEPGAGITIGKYSQQQFRLQSSYLDQGRSMVSRQMELSGFKRHSYAEGTQENYMSSRHYMKHRVMNNLDESDLHREQKLHLYNEGPGSGSGHGHYDRIRSTHLAIDQYSDSSSFRSDQEPNYGNYGRGGVNLSSEDLSGPEGVQTPPIAGRYGGSSALKRPTVGQAYACQSSPTQLHPPEKKPFSKQSEQEHNQDSSVRHGLRNWRIHSYLSTYEEGGEEGLNQPLGPDAFEDPPPSQEQDYSVAPKARVEIQRPRYGKPVVPDRTEVLSSVSDKRSMSVDRHEEDDRSFGTEDSEAPDRFLSKHESFRSRINPLLQRSSRLRSSLIFSSSKAEMHSGSTGLKAATEEDEKLDSVRTSSIVAQILEKRRALSREPFDWKKTPEEQSKEKEEKSGVTNQEEEEEKSLTNTTEAKDEYKKSEGPLKSNDGVSSSLNINDPASRLQYFNDVAAKRKASKMETESSLKGPEPAEKKSDVSDKVPEKTIASTTTPAAAVVSTESEAKKSEVQAKIADLNRRSSFTSTKASLISPKPFVSAVKPFEPHKEENSSDSQKKDLFKSLKPLPSPKIFKRDPLKLKGLNPRRISCGEELLTDATDTEKSELKKSRSQSSSTLPRDDSKEAQQRGSNTSINTLSSGEGKSDGKTLDFLKKQTQRLKGLLVPKDKEKKSSGEDRSIGTVKEMVEDYSKKQSSSAKDAESSPADQTTDNHRTSAGTSVSRYQASANSTLFSSNLRDDTKVILEQISANSQKNRLERDDAGDGERDAKAKGVDSDFSAKRNRFLRPQVGVQEREGLLKRIESLRKEKKVYSRFEVVYHCKDETCSVAGKEI, from the exons ATGGCTCACCGGTCACAAAGTTCGTCAATTGGAGAGAACCCCCTCGATCCAAAATACCTGCCCCCGCACTACAAGGAGGAGTATCGTCTTGCCATTGATGCACTGATAGAACATGACGTACCG GGTTATTGCGAGTTCCTCCAGAATGCGGACGTGGTCAGCTTTCTCGCGCCACAAGAAATCGAGCACATCAAATCTACCATCCAGGGGCCTAGTCACTCCCAAAGCGTCCCAGATCTGACTTTCTCAGATGTGGGCCACAATGTCGAGGGATCCTCAGACACCTACTGGCCCATGCAGTCCGATATGGCCGCCCCGGGCCTGGACCTGGGCTGGCCACTCACCCAGCACAACTTTGTCGGGCCCACGGAAGTCACTACTCTGGTTAACCCCTCGGAAACAAACATGCCTAGCATTAAGGAGCAAGCCAGGAGACTGATTAAGAACGCTCGCCAA GTCGTTGCCGTGGTGATGGACATGTTTACAGATGTTGACATATTTGCTGACCTCTTGGACGCAGCAGCACGCCATGTTCCTATTTATATTCTTTTGGATGAGCAGGAAGCCCACAACTTTGTCTCCATGGTGATCAACTGTAAGGTCAACCTGGACATGATCCAT atgATGCGCGTCAGGACTGTGGCCGGAATAACGTATAATTCCCGGACGGGAAAGTCCTTTAAGGGGCAGATGAAAGATCGCTTCCTGCTGGCTGACTGCAGGGCTGTACTTAGCGGTAACTACAG CTTCATGTGGTCATACGAGAAGATTCATCGCTGCATCGCTCACCTTTTTCTTGGAGAGCTAGTTGCCACGTTTGACGAAGAGTTCCGCATTCTCTATGCTCAGTCGGAGCCTCTCGTCGTCGACCCGTCGGACAGAACTCTCGCCCTCTCTGACACTGGAAGTTTCTTCAACAGACAGATAGGTTTTAAGAGGACCCAGTCATTACGGAATCCCGTGAGTTTCCGAAGGCAACCCGAGATTTCCTACGGTTTCTCGCACGGAGACCAGGACCGCAACTCTGCACTTCCTTTCCGGAGGAACGACCCCTTCCGACACACTATTGAGCCCGGGGCGGGAATCACCATTGGCAAGTACTCCCAGCAACAGTTCCGCTTGCAGTCGTCATATTTGGACCAGGGAAGGTCGATGGTATCCCGTCAGATGGAGTTGAGCGGCTTTAAGAGACACAGCTATGCAGAAGGAACCCAAGAGAACTACATGTCCTCGAGGCACTACATGAAGCACAGAGTCATGAACAATCTCGATGAGTCAGACCTCCACAG agaACAGAAACTCCATTTGTACAATGAAGGGCCTGGATCAGGTTCTGGCCACGGACACTACGACAGAATACGTTCTACACATCTAGCCATTGACCAGTATTCAGACTCCAGCTCATTCCGCTCCGATCAAGAGCCAAACTATGGAAACTATGGCAGAGGTGGTGTAAATCTTTCATCAGAGGATTTAAGTGGACCAGAAGGGGTTCAGACACCTCCAATAGCTGGAAGGTATGGAGGAAGTTCTGCTCTGAAGAGGCCAACCGTAGGACAGGCTTATGCCTGTCAAAGCTCACCCACACAGCTTCACCCACCAGAGAAGAAGCCATTTTCGAAACAATCCGAACAGGAGCACAACCAAGACTCGAGTGTTAGGCACGGTTTAAGGAACTGGAGGATCCATTCGTATCTTAGTACATATGAGGAAGGTGGAGAAGAGGGTCTGAATCAACCCTTGGGGCCCGATGCATTTGAAGATCCCCCACCTTCTCAGGAGCAAGACTATTCAGTTGCCCCTAAGGCCAGAGTAGAGATCCAAAGACCACGCTATGGAAAGCCAGTTGTACCTGACAGAACCGAGGTGCTCTCCTCAGTTAGTGACAAGAGATCCATGTCAGTGGATAGACATGAGGAGGATGATAGGAGTTTTGGAACGGAGGACAGCGAGGCGCCAGATCGCTTCCTTTCGAAACATGAATCCTTCCGCTCGCGGATTAACCCGCTCCTGCAGCGTAGCTCCCGTCTACGTTCCTCGCTCATATTCTCATCGTCGAAAGCAGAGATGCACAGCGGAAGCACTGGCCTGAAAGCAGCCACAGAAGAAGATGAGAAGTTAGACTCTGTGCGCACTTCCTCCATCGTAGCCCAGATCCTAGAGAAGAGGAGGGCTTTATCTCGAGAACCTTTTGACTGGAAAAAGACACCCGAGGAGCAGAGCAAGGAGAAAGAAGAAAAGAGTGGGGTTACAAatcaagaagaagaagaggaaaaaagCTTGACAAATACAACAGAAGCAAAAGACGAATACAAGAAATCTGAGGGACCTTTAAAGTCTAATGACGGAGTGTCATCGTCTCTAAATATCAATGACCCGGCCAGTCGACTGCAGTATTTCAATGACGTCGCTGCCAAGAGAAAAGCATCAAAAATGGAGACTGAGTCATCGCTGAAAGGCCCAGAGCCAGCTGAGAAAAAGTCAGACGTCTCTGACAAAGTCCCCGAAAAAACGATAGCGAGCACGACAACCCCCGCTGCTGCTGTCGTGTCAACAGAATCCGAGGCAAAGAAATCAGAAGTCCAAGCAAAAATTGCCGACCTCAATCGGCGATCTTCGTTTACGTCTACAAAAGCATCGCTAATCTCTCCGAAGCCTTTTGTGAGCGCCGTGAAGCCTTTTGAACCTCACAAGGAGGAGAACTCATCCGATAGCCAAAAGAAAGATTTATTTAAGTCATTGAAGCCCCTTCCGTCCCCTAAGATCTTTAAAAGGGACCCGCTCAAGCTCAAAGGACTCAACCCTCGTAGGATCTCCTGCGGTGAGGAGCTCTTAACGGATGCCACAGACACAGAGAAGAGTGAGCTGAAGAAGAGTCGTTCCCAGAGTTCTTCCACTTTGCCTCGTGACGACTCAAAGGAAGCTCAGCAGAGGGGATCCAACACCTCCATCAACACACTTAGTAGTGGTGAGGGAAAGAGTGACGGTAAAACCCTTGACTTCCTGAAGAAACAGACCCAGAGACTGAAGGGATTATTGGTACCCAAAGATAAGGAGAAGAAATCATCGGGTGAGGACCGCAGCATTGGCACAGTGAAAGAAATGGTTGAAGATTACAGCAAAAAGCAGAGTTCTTCTGCCAAGGACGCAGAATCTTCCCCTGCCGATCAAACAACCGACAATCACCGGACATCAGCCGGCACATCCGTCTCACGTTACCAGGCGTCCGCTAACTCGACCCTGTTCAGTAGCAACCTCCGCGATGACACCAAAGTCATCCTGGAGCAGATCTCAGCCAACAGTCAGAAGAACCGCCTTGAGCGGGACGACGCAGGAGACGGCGAGCGCGATGCCAAGGCCAAGGGTGTGGACAGCGACTTCTCTGCAAAAAGGAACCGCTTTCTGCGACCACAAGTCGGCGTCCAGGAGAGGGAGGGACTGCTGAAGAGGATAGAGAGCCTGAGGAAGGAGAAGAAGGTCTACAGCCGCTTTGAGGTAGTCTACCATTGCAAGGATGAAACTTGCAGTGTAGCTGGGAAGGAAATATGA
- the LOC133650040 gene encoding protein FAM83H-like isoform X2 has protein sequence MAHRSQSSSIGENPLDPKYLPPHYKEEYRLAIDALIEHDVPGYCEFLQNADVVSFLAPQEIEHIKSTIQGPSHSQSVPDLTFSDVGHNVEGSSDTYWPMQSDMAAPGLDLGWPLTQHNFVGPTEVTTLVNPSETNMPSIKEQARRLIKNARQVVAVVMDMFTDVDIFADLLDAAARHVPIYILLDEQEAHNFVSMVINCKVNLDMIHMMRVRTVAGITYNSRTGKSFKGQMKDRFLLADCRAVLSGNYSFMWSYEKIHRCIAHLFLGELVATFDEEFRILYAQSEPLVVDPSDRTLALSDTGSFFNRQIGFKRTQSLRNPVSFRRQPEISYGFSHGDQDRNSALPFRRNDPFRHTIEPGAGITIGKYSQQQFRLQSSYLDQGRSMVSRQMELSGFKRHSYAEGTQENYMSSRHYMKHRVMNNLDESDLHREQKLHLYNEGPGSGSGHGHYDRIRSTHLAIDQYSDSSSFRSDQEPNYGNYGRGGVNLSSEDLSGPEGVQTPPIAGRYGGSSALKRPTVGQAYACQSSPTQLHPPEKKPFSKQSEQEHNQDSSVRHGLRNWRIHSYLSTYEEGGEEGLNQPLGPDAFEDPPPSQEQDYSVAPKARVEIQRPRYGKPVVPDRTEVLSSVSDKRSMSVDRHEEDDRSFGTEDSEAPDRFLSKHESFRSRINPLLQRSSRLRSSLIFSSSKAEMHSGSTGLKAATEEDEKLDSVRTSSIVAQILEKRRALSREPFDWKKTPEEQSKEKEEKSGVTNQEEEEEKSLTNTTEAKDEYKKSEGPLKSNDGVSSSLNINDPASRLQYFNDVAAKRKASKMETESSLKGPEPAEKKSDVSDKVPEKTIASTTTPAAAVVSTESEAKKSEVQAKIADLNRRSSFTSTKASLISPKPFVSAVKPFEPHKEENSSDSQKKDLFKSLKPLPSPKIFKRDPLKLKGLNPRRISCGEELLTDATDTEKSELKKSRSQSSSTLPRDDSKEAQQRGSNTSINTLSSGEGKSDGKTLDFLKKQTQRLKGLLVPKDKEKKSSGEDRSIGTVKEMVEDYSKKQSSSAKDAESSPADQTTDNHRTSAGTSVSRYQASANSTLFSSNLRDDTKVILEQISANSQKNRLERDDAGDGERDAKAKGVDSDFSAKRNRFLRPQVGVQEREGLLKRIESLRKEKKVYSRFEMGNTLG, from the exons ATGGCTCACCGGTCACAAAGTTCGTCAATTGGAGAGAACCCCCTCGATCCAAAATACCTGCCCCCGCACTACAAGGAGGAGTATCGTCTTGCCATTGATGCACTGATAGAACATGACGTACCG GGTTATTGCGAGTTCCTCCAGAATGCGGACGTGGTCAGCTTTCTCGCGCCACAAGAAATCGAGCACATCAAATCTACCATCCAGGGGCCTAGTCACTCCCAAAGCGTCCCAGATCTGACTTTCTCAGATGTGGGCCACAATGTCGAGGGATCCTCAGACACCTACTGGCCCATGCAGTCCGATATGGCCGCCCCGGGCCTGGACCTGGGCTGGCCACTCACCCAGCACAACTTTGTCGGGCCCACGGAAGTCACTACTCTGGTTAACCCCTCGGAAACAAACATGCCTAGCATTAAGGAGCAAGCCAGGAGACTGATTAAGAACGCTCGCCAA GTCGTTGCCGTGGTGATGGACATGTTTACAGATGTTGACATATTTGCTGACCTCTTGGACGCAGCAGCACGCCATGTTCCTATTTATATTCTTTTGGATGAGCAGGAAGCCCACAACTTTGTCTCCATGGTGATCAACTGTAAGGTCAACCTGGACATGATCCAT atgATGCGCGTCAGGACTGTGGCCGGAATAACGTATAATTCCCGGACGGGAAAGTCCTTTAAGGGGCAGATGAAAGATCGCTTCCTGCTGGCTGACTGCAGGGCTGTACTTAGCGGTAACTACAG CTTCATGTGGTCATACGAGAAGATTCATCGCTGCATCGCTCACCTTTTTCTTGGAGAGCTAGTTGCCACGTTTGACGAAGAGTTCCGCATTCTCTATGCTCAGTCGGAGCCTCTCGTCGTCGACCCGTCGGACAGAACTCTCGCCCTCTCTGACACTGGAAGTTTCTTCAACAGACAGATAGGTTTTAAGAGGACCCAGTCATTACGGAATCCCGTGAGTTTCCGAAGGCAACCCGAGATTTCCTACGGTTTCTCGCACGGAGACCAGGACCGCAACTCTGCACTTCCTTTCCGGAGGAACGACCCCTTCCGACACACTATTGAGCCCGGGGCGGGAATCACCATTGGCAAGTACTCCCAGCAACAGTTCCGCTTGCAGTCGTCATATTTGGACCAGGGAAGGTCGATGGTATCCCGTCAGATGGAGTTGAGCGGCTTTAAGAGACACAGCTATGCAGAAGGAACCCAAGAGAACTACATGTCCTCGAGGCACTACATGAAGCACAGAGTCATGAACAATCTCGATGAGTCAGACCTCCACAG agaACAGAAACTCCATTTGTACAATGAAGGGCCTGGATCAGGTTCTGGCCACGGACACTACGACAGAATACGTTCTACACATCTAGCCATTGACCAGTATTCAGACTCCAGCTCATTCCGCTCCGATCAAGAGCCAAACTATGGAAACTATGGCAGAGGTGGTGTAAATCTTTCATCAGAGGATTTAAGTGGACCAGAAGGGGTTCAGACACCTCCAATAGCTGGAAGGTATGGAGGAAGTTCTGCTCTGAAGAGGCCAACCGTAGGACAGGCTTATGCCTGTCAAAGCTCACCCACACAGCTTCACCCACCAGAGAAGAAGCCATTTTCGAAACAATCCGAACAGGAGCACAACCAAGACTCGAGTGTTAGGCACGGTTTAAGGAACTGGAGGATCCATTCGTATCTTAGTACATATGAGGAAGGTGGAGAAGAGGGTCTGAATCAACCCTTGGGGCCCGATGCATTTGAAGATCCCCCACCTTCTCAGGAGCAAGACTATTCAGTTGCCCCTAAGGCCAGAGTAGAGATCCAAAGACCACGCTATGGAAAGCCAGTTGTACCTGACAGAACCGAGGTGCTCTCCTCAGTTAGTGACAAGAGATCCATGTCAGTGGATAGACATGAGGAGGATGATAGGAGTTTTGGAACGGAGGACAGCGAGGCGCCAGATCGCTTCCTTTCGAAACATGAATCCTTCCGCTCGCGGATTAACCCGCTCCTGCAGCGTAGCTCCCGTCTACGTTCCTCGCTCATATTCTCATCGTCGAAAGCAGAGATGCACAGCGGAAGCACTGGCCTGAAAGCAGCCACAGAAGAAGATGAGAAGTTAGACTCTGTGCGCACTTCCTCCATCGTAGCCCAGATCCTAGAGAAGAGGAGGGCTTTATCTCGAGAACCTTTTGACTGGAAAAAGACACCCGAGGAGCAGAGCAAGGAGAAAGAAGAAAAGAGTGGGGTTACAAatcaagaagaagaagaggaaaaaagCTTGACAAATACAACAGAAGCAAAAGACGAATACAAGAAATCTGAGGGACCTTTAAAGTCTAATGACGGAGTGTCATCGTCTCTAAATATCAATGACCCGGCCAGTCGACTGCAGTATTTCAATGACGTCGCTGCCAAGAGAAAAGCATCAAAAATGGAGACTGAGTCATCGCTGAAAGGCCCAGAGCCAGCTGAGAAAAAGTCAGACGTCTCTGACAAAGTCCCCGAAAAAACGATAGCGAGCACGACAACCCCCGCTGCTGCTGTCGTGTCAACAGAATCCGAGGCAAAGAAATCAGAAGTCCAAGCAAAAATTGCCGACCTCAATCGGCGATCTTCGTTTACGTCTACAAAAGCATCGCTAATCTCTCCGAAGCCTTTTGTGAGCGCCGTGAAGCCTTTTGAACCTCACAAGGAGGAGAACTCATCCGATAGCCAAAAGAAAGATTTATTTAAGTCATTGAAGCCCCTTCCGTCCCCTAAGATCTTTAAAAGGGACCCGCTCAAGCTCAAAGGACTCAACCCTCGTAGGATCTCCTGCGGTGAGGAGCTCTTAACGGATGCCACAGACACAGAGAAGAGTGAGCTGAAGAAGAGTCGTTCCCAGAGTTCTTCCACTTTGCCTCGTGACGACTCAAAGGAAGCTCAGCAGAGGGGATCCAACACCTCCATCAACACACTTAGTAGTGGTGAGGGAAAGAGTGACGGTAAAACCCTTGACTTCCTGAAGAAACAGACCCAGAGACTGAAGGGATTATTGGTACCCAAAGATAAGGAGAAGAAATCATCGGGTGAGGACCGCAGCATTGGCACAGTGAAAGAAATGGTTGAAGATTACAGCAAAAAGCAGAGTTCTTCTGCCAAGGACGCAGAATCTTCCCCTGCCGATCAAACAACCGACAATCACCGGACATCAGCCGGCACATCCGTCTCACGTTACCAGGCGTCCGCTAACTCGACCCTGTTCAGTAGCAACCTCCGCGATGACACCAAAGTCATCCTGGAGCAGATCTCAGCCAACAGTCAGAAGAACCGCCTTGAGCGGGACGACGCAGGAGACGGCGAGCGCGATGCCAAGGCCAAGGGTGTGGACAGCGACTTCTCTGCAAAAAGGAACCGCTTTCTGCGACCACAAGTCGGCGTCCAGGAGAGGGAGGGACTGCTGAAGAGGATAGAGAGCCTGAGGAAGGAGAAGAAGGTCTACAGCCGCTTTGAG ATGGGGAATACCTTGGGATAA
- the LOC133649562 gene encoding synaptonemal complex central element protein 1-like isoform X1, translated as MSASEAGGGLTQEPLKNKLRRLQQGKCTVEDDINANNTIFESLLKELDTLQTQSFQLEITHQEKQELCQKLQFQCKESEQESVRLAEEIKKREELLAQLRCEIQDLKLKQRKQRMEFENHLHQLMEQHKKLYFVIKESQPKE; from the exons CGGGTGGAGGCCTGACCCAGGAGCCGCTGAAGAACAAACTAAGAAGGCTGCAACAAG GAAAATGCACCGTGGAAGACGACATTAATGCCAATAATACGATCTTCGAGTCCCTGCTGAAGGAGTTGGACACAT TGCAAACACAATCTTTCCAACTAGAAATAACTCATCAAGAAAAACAAG AGTTGTGCCAGAAGCTGCAGTTCCAGTGCAAAGAATCTGAGCAGGAGTCTGTCAG ACTTGCCGAGGAGATCAAGAAACGTGAAGAGCTTCTAGCACAGCTCAGATGTGAAATCCAGGATCTCAAGCTCAAGCAGCGGAAGCAACG GATGGAGTTTGAGAATCATCTTCATCAGCTGATGGAGCAGCACAAGAAGCTGTACTTTGTCATT AAAGAATCGCAGCCCAAAGAGTGA
- the LOC133649562 gene encoding synaptonemal complex central element protein 1-like isoform X2, with protein sequence MSASEGKCTVEDDINANNTIFESLLKELDTLQTQSFQLEITHQEKQELCQKLQFQCKESEQESVRLAEEIKKREELLAQLRCEIQDLKLKQRKQRMEFENHLHQLMEQHKKLYFVIKESQPKE encoded by the exons GAAAATGCACCGTGGAAGACGACATTAATGCCAATAATACGATCTTCGAGTCCCTGCTGAAGGAGTTGGACACAT TGCAAACACAATCTTTCCAACTAGAAATAACTCATCAAGAAAAACAAG AGTTGTGCCAGAAGCTGCAGTTCCAGTGCAAAGAATCTGAGCAGGAGTCTGTCAG ACTTGCCGAGGAGATCAAGAAACGTGAAGAGCTTCTAGCACAGCTCAGATGTGAAATCCAGGATCTCAAGCTCAAGCAGCGGAAGCAACG GATGGAGTTTGAGAATCATCTTCATCAGCTGATGGAGCAGCACAAGAAGCTGTACTTTGTCATT AAAGAATCGCAGCCCAAAGAGTGA